The following nucleotide sequence is from Bacteroidota bacterium.
CGCAGTTCACACACATGCGCATTGGAGGGATTTCGAGGAGAGACGGGGAACTATCAACTACTAAAACAGAAAATGCCCCTCGGGGCACTCCTGCTCACAACAAAGTCCAGCACCAAGCTACAGGTTATTCCACCCGCAAATCGCGCTCAAAGATATCGTCATCATCGGGGTCGGCTGCGCGAATCGGCTCTCGCCTCGTCTTCTCGATCAGCAACAGCGGCACCGATGCCAGCGCAAGCAAAGCAAAAAACTTGAAAAATTTCATGTTGTTTCTCCCACCATGAGAAAATTGTTGTTGTTGTTATCGCGCTGAATCAATGTAACAGGACATCAAGGGTGTTATCGTGACTCTAGACACAAGGCGTTGAGATAGTCACGACTGCCGTGTGCCTTCGGATTTATCTGACATCCGGAAATGCCTCCAAATTGTCACTTTTCCCTGCAACTCAAGCCTTTGCCGAAAACGGCACAATACACTGTGAGCGGGAAGCGTTGCGGATGTTCCTGATCGAGTCTTGCTTGTCAATACCAAGACTTCGAAAATATACAAAAGGAAGAGAGGATTGCAAACACGCGGCGAACAACTTAACCCACACTTAATACGAAGTATCCTGCTGCATCAACAAATCACGAAAGCCTGAATTGTTGCGAAATCTGGCCAGATCGAGATCAAGCACACTCGCCGTAAAGAATCTTTTGTTCATCGCCTTAACGAGATACCGTGCGGCATCGGGAGATTGATTCCGCTGCAAGGCGTGGAGGCGTGCCGAATCATAGAGAATATGAACATCCGACGGTGAAAGAGCGAGGGCATTTGCGTTGCTCGCCAATCCATCGCCAAAACGGCCAAGCCGTGTGAACACAAGTCCGCTATAGGAATGCGCAGCGGCAGAATTGGGACGCACTTTGAGCGTATCATCGATCAGTTGGAGTGCCTGAAGAAATACCTTCTCCCACTCGGTTCTGGATTTTCCGGCAAGTTGATACATACGTCCGAGATCGTAATGAGCAATGAAACTCCCCGGTGCTTCCAAGGTCCGGCTTTTGAGAATATCAATTGCGCGTTCGTGTTGGTTCGTGGCAACCAACGCAACGAGGTATTCATCAGAATATGAATTGGACTTGCGATCGGAATGAAACTCGAGTTCGCGAAGAGCATTTACCGCATCGTTGTTCATCAGATGGATTGTTGCAAGCATCAAGCGTGAAGAGTGCGTACGCGGATCCCTTTCTACCAGTGTCTGTCCAGCTTTTACCGCTTCCTCGTTTCTGCCTGTCCGAAGATATGCAAGGGCGAGCCATCGTTGTGTCTCAATATCACTTGCGGCGATTTGCGCAGCCTGTTCAAGCCGGTTGACCGCTTGCTGAAAATCCGACTTGAAGAAATCAATCACACCCCACAGGCGATACACCTCGGATGATCCTCCTCCCAAATTCACAGCCCTGTGCAGACTTTGCTGTGCCGAATCAAGATACGGGGAGATCGTCTCTTGTTGAGATGCGTGAACGAGAATGTGTGTCCACCCTAATGACGTTTCGGCATAAGGAAACGTCGGATCAAGGCTCCGGGCACGGGAGAAAGCCGAGATAATCGAATCGAGCGGCACGTTGCCGGACTCACGCAGCATCGCACGTCCAAGCAAGTAACTTTCGTACGCTTCGGCGTTTACCGACGAGGTCATGAACGCAGCCTGCATTTCCTTTGCATCGACATTCATCGCGTTGGCCATTCTCGATGCTACGTCACTGCACCACACAGGTAATTCATCATGCATGCTGCCGGATGAGTATTCCAACACGGGTTTCCTTTGTTCCGTCTGAATCAATGTCACGTCAATGTTTGTACTTCCGCCGGTTCCGGCTATACTCCATTGCACAACATAGTCAGCACCTAACAGGCGCGCAGTAGCGATATCATCGCCGCTTCGTATTGCCCGTGAGGTGTTGGAGGAATATGCTCTCACAGCGCGTAAGTGAGAGAGGTGGAGAAGGAGTTCTTCGGTAAGGCCGTCGGCGATATATGCCTCGCTATGCGATACACTGGGCGGAAGAACGAGCACCCCGACCGTCGGTGGAAAATATGCAACCCGAACTTGATTGAGAACGATAAACACAGTAGCAACGCCGAACAAGGCAACCAGCGAAATCCCGAAAAATGACAGAATGCGCAAGCTGAAGGAACGCTTCTCCTTCCTGGCTTCCTCCGACTCGGTTGAGACGGGCACTTCCGCCTCGATCTTCCTATCCCCCATGATTTGAGATTCGACGGATTCCCGTGCAACCCTCACGATGTTTAGCGGTAGGAGTTCTTCCTTATTCTTCTCTTCTTCTCTTCGGCGTTGCTCTTCGTGGAGAAGTCGTTCAGACAGGTTCTTGGCCTTTTGGATTTCATGTTGCAATGCACCAGCTTCTGCATGGTTCGGTGCCAGCGTTGCAACGCGATCGAGATCGCGAAGCGCGTGCTCGTATTCTTCACGTTCATACTTCGATCGAGCTGAAAGGAGGAGGCCTGCTATACGTTCATACTTTGCGGATTCGTCTTCTCGAGTCGGAGGGATGTTCTCCTGGCTGAAGGCAACTTCGTCCATCACCTGCAGTTCAGGATACGCGTCAAACTCTGATTCTTCAATCGTGGATACAGGGTCGGAGCAGGAGAATGTCTCTTCTGCGGCGGAGAGGCTCTGGGATAGTCTCGCTTCCTCGGCTTCAATCCTTGCAAGTTCCGCGGCTTCCGCCCGCTGCCGGATTTCCTCGAGCAGCGTTGTCCTATCCTGAATATCATTGCTTTTGTTGAAACCCATTCCCTCTACACCGGAGCGCGATTCTTCAATGATTCTCGAACATATGCCAT
It contains:
- a CDS encoding tetratricopeptide repeat protein, with protein sequence MGFNKSNDIQDRTTLLEEIRQRAEAAELARIEAEEARLSQSLSAAEETFSCSDPVSTIEESEFDAYPELQVMDEVAFSQENIPPTREDESAKYERIAGLLLSARSKYEREEYEHALRDLDRVATLAPNHAEAGALQHEIQKAKNLSERLLHEEQRRREEEKNKEELLPLNIVRVARESVESQIMGDRKIEAEVPVSTESEEARKEKRSFSLRILSFFGISLVALFGVATVFIVLNQVRVAYFPPTVGVLVLPPSVSHSEAYIADGLTEELLLHLSHLRAVRAYSSNTSRAIRSGDDIATARLLGADYVVQWSIAGTGGSTNIDVTLIQTEQRKPVLEYSSGSMHDELPVWCSDVASRMANAMNVDAKEMQAAFMTSSVNAEAYESYLLGRAMLRESGNVPLDSIISAFSRARSLDPTFPYAETSLGWTHILVHASQQETISPYLDSAQQSLHRAVNLGGGSSEVYRLWGVIDFFKSDFQQAVNRLEQAAQIAASDIETQRWLALAYLRTGRNEEAVKAGQTLVERDPRTHSSRLMLATIHLMNNDAVNALRELEFHSDRKSNSYSDEYLVALVATNQHERAIDILKSRTLEAPGSFIAHYDLGRMYQLAGKSRTEWEKVFLQALQLIDDTLKVRPNSAAAHSYSGLVFTRLGRFGDGLASNANALALSPSDVHILYDSARLHALQRNQSPDAARYLVKAMNKRFFTASVLDLDLARFRNNSGFRDLLMQQDTSY